A window of Lentibacillus sp. Marseille-P4043 contains these coding sequences:
- the tsaB gene encoding tRNA (adenosine(37)-N6)-threonylcarbamoyltransferase complex dimerization subunit type 1 TsaB: MNILAIDTSNQVLGVAILKDELIIGELVTNIKKNHSVRLMPAIDQLMKETNMTPDMLDKIVVAKGPGSFTGVRIGLATAKSLAWALDIPVVGISSLETLAYQGCFLNMFVCPFFDARRSNVYTGLYQWDEDKMTLVKNEQNISMTDWLEQLQMDGKKVLFLSPDIHLYEDVIMEYMGNLAVIPQGPYHLAKPSHLGLAGLTKQPDNTHTLIPNYLRLAEAEAKWLKAQKEQNNG; this comes from the coding sequence ATGAATATATTAGCTATCGATACATCAAACCAAGTATTAGGTGTTGCCATACTAAAGGACGAGCTTATTATCGGTGAATTGGTCACAAATATTAAAAAGAATCATTCAGTTCGTTTAATGCCTGCAATTGACCAACTGATGAAAGAAACAAATATGACACCAGATATGCTGGATAAAATTGTTGTTGCGAAAGGCCCTGGCTCATTTACAGGTGTACGAATTGGTCTTGCAACAGCCAAATCATTAGCATGGGCTCTGGATATTCCAGTCGTCGGTATCTCCAGTTTAGAAACACTAGCGTATCAGGGATGTTTTTTAAACATGTTTGTCTGTCCTTTTTTTGATGCAAGACGCTCGAATGTTTATACAGGTTTATATCAATGGGATGAAGATAAAATGACACTTGTAAAAAATGAGCAAAATATAAGCATGACAGACTGGTTAGAGCAATTACAAATGGATGGAAAGAAAGTGCTTTTCCTAAGTCCGGATATTCATTTATACGAAGATGTGATTATGGAATATATGGGCAATCTTGCTGTTATCCCACAAGGTCCGTATCATTTAGCCAAACCATCTCATTTGGGATTGGCTGGGCTTACGAAACAGCCAGATAATACACATACGTTAATACCTAATTACTTACGTTTAGCTGAAGCAGAAGCTAAATGGCTTAAAGCACAGAAGGAACAAAATAATGGCTGA
- the tsaE gene encoding tRNA (adenosine(37)-N6)-threonylcarbamoyltransferase complex ATPase subunit type 1 TsaE: MQENQIKTHSEQETMQLAEKLAVLLKPGDVITLEGDLGAGKTTLTKGIARGLGVTRTVNSPTFTIIKEYVGELPLYHMDVYRLEDSDEDIGFSEYFNGEGISIVEWAQFIEDFLPPEHLNINITYLDEHSRLLAFTPKGTHFELVVDQLIG; this comes from the coding sequence ATGCAGGAGAATCAAATCAAAACACATTCGGAACAAGAAACAATGCAATTAGCTGAGAAGCTTGCAGTGTTATTAAAGCCGGGGGATGTGATTACATTAGAAGGAGATCTGGGTGCTGGTAAAACAACCCTTACAAAAGGGATTGCCAGGGGACTCGGTGTTACGCGGACTGTAAATAGTCCAACGTTTACAATCATTAAGGAATATGTTGGGGAGCTTCCGCTTTATCATATGGATGTTTACCGATTAGAGGATTCTGATGAAGATATTGGTTTTTCGGAGTATTTTAATGGGGAGGGCATCTCGATTGTGGAATGGGCTCAGTTTATCGAGGATTTTTTACCACCCGAGCATTTAAATATAAACATTACATATCTTGACGAGCATTCGCGTTTATTGGCGTTTACTCCTAAGGGTACCCATTTCGAATTAGTTGTAGATCAATTAATTGGGTAG